In Elephas maximus indicus isolate mEleMax1 chromosome 4, mEleMax1 primary haplotype, whole genome shotgun sequence, a genomic segment contains:
- the LOC126076374 gene encoding olfactory receptor 6C2-like, producing MRNQTALTTFILLGLTDDPWLQILTFIFLFLSYMLSVTGNLTIIILTLVDSHLKTPMYLFLQNFSFLEISFTTACVPRFLYSMSSGDRSITYGACASQLLFIDLFAVTEFFLLATMSCDRYVAICKPLHYTTIMSNRVCKNFILFCWAAALVIILPPISLGLGLEFCDSNVIDHFLCDASPILKISCSDTWLIEQMVIACAVLTFIITLICVVLSYIYIIRAILRFPSAQRKKKAFSTCSSHMIVVSITYGSCIFIYVKPTAKDEVAINKGISLLITSISPMLNPFIYTLRNKQVKQAFNDSMKKKMHSSQRCEGKRKVDESN from the coding sequence ATGagaaatcaaacagcactaacaaccTTCATCTTGCTGGGACTGACAGATGATCCTTGGCTACAAATTCTGACATTTatctttctatttctttcctaCATGTTAAGTGTAACTGGAAACCTAACCATCATCATCCTCACTCTGGTGGATTCCCACCTTAAAACACCAATGTATCTTTTCCTTCAAAATTTCTCCTTCTTAGAAATTTCATTCACAACTGCTTGTGTTCCCAGATTCTTGTATAGCATGTCTTCTGGGGACAGGTCCATCACCTATGGTGCTTGTGCCAGTCAACTCTTATTTATAGACCTCTTTGCAGTAACAGAATTCTTTCTCCTGGCCACCATGTCCTgtgatcgctatgtggccatctgcaaaccACTACATTACACAACCATCATGAGCAACAGAGTATGCAAGAACTTCATCCTCTTTTGTTGGGCAGCAGCACTGGTGATCATTCTTCCACCAATTAGTTTGGGTTTGGGCCTGGAGTTCTGTGATTCTAACGTCATTGATCATTTTCTCTGTGATGCATCTCCTATCCTGAAGATCTCTTGCTCAGACACATGGCTGATAGAACAGATGGTTATCGCGTGTGCTGTGTTGACATTCATCATCACCCTGATATGTGTAGTTCTTTCCTACATCTATATCATCAGGGCAATTCTAAGGTTCCCCTCTGCCCAGCGAAAGAAAAAGGCATTCTCCACTTGTTCTTCCCACATGATTGTTGTTTCCATTACTTATGGTAGCTGCATCTTCATTTATGTCAAACCTACGGCCAAGGACGAGGTGGCAATTAATAAAGGCATTTCACTCCTTATTACTTCTATTTCACCAATGTTGAATCCCTTTATTTACACACTGAGAAACAAGCAAGTGAAGCAAGCTTTCAATgactcaatgaaaaaaaaaatgcactcttCTCAAAGATGTGAAGGTAAAAGGAAGGTTGATGAATCCAATTAA